In Candidatus Nitrospira nitrificans, one genomic interval encodes:
- a CDS encoding cyclic peptide export ABC transporter encodes MSLIRFLYGNSWRLVMLSMVAGLISGLASAGIIAFINSALEESRRTTALGVSFLGGVALVVVTKAFSEVVLTRLGQDIIAQLRVHLSEQILRAPLRHVQELGRHRLLAALNEDTDVIAQAYVQIPLICVNGATVVGCLAYLGWLSWPVLAIVLGFMIFGALSFQAQEKQALHSFKRARETNDTLFRHFQSILEGIKELKLHRERRQAFLATALRPTVTAYKRDFVKGMTVYAIATNWGMFLFYAVIGLALFVLPEWLTLTPQAIAGATLVLLYMMGPFAQIVETLPSVGRADVALEKVETLGLSLEAASAQDQLEKSETVRMKGSGGPVLNIAWKRIELVGVTHRYYREEEEGSFHLGPIELSFTPGELVFLVGGNGSGKTTLALLLLGLYAPESGTIRLDGVPIDEINRENYRQLFSAVFSDYHLFDTLFGLNRTDLDGQAREYVDRLQLQGKVRIRDGEFSTQALSQGQRKRLALLTAYLEDRPFYVFDEWAADQDPVFRRVFYEELLPDLKARGKTALVITHDDQYFSIADRCLRMDLGKIMTVSEGAGAFR; translated from the coding sequence TCTCGGAGGTGTCGCGCTCGTGGTGGTCACGAAAGCCTTTTCGGAGGTGGTGCTGACACGATTGGGCCAAGACATCATCGCGCAGTTGCGGGTGCACCTCAGTGAACAGATTCTTCGCGCGCCGCTCCGGCACGTGCAGGAACTCGGCCGCCATCGATTGCTGGCCGCGCTCAACGAGGATACGGACGTCATCGCCCAGGCCTACGTGCAAATTCCGTTGATTTGCGTGAACGGCGCGACGGTCGTCGGATGTCTGGCCTATCTCGGCTGGCTTTCATGGCCGGTGCTGGCCATCGTCCTCGGCTTCATGATCTTCGGCGCGCTGTCGTTCCAAGCGCAAGAAAAGCAGGCTCTCCACTCGTTCAAGCGGGCGCGAGAAACAAACGACACGTTGTTTCGCCATTTTCAATCGATTCTCGAAGGCATCAAAGAGCTCAAGCTTCACCGTGAACGCCGCCAGGCATTTCTCGCCACCGCGCTCCGTCCGACCGTGACGGCGTATAAGCGGGACTTCGTCAAGGGCATGACGGTCTACGCCATCGCCACGAACTGGGGCATGTTCTTGTTCTATGCGGTCATCGGGCTTGCTCTGTTTGTTCTGCCGGAGTGGCTGACGCTGACTCCCCAGGCCATCGCGGGAGCGACGCTCGTGCTCCTCTATATGATGGGGCCGTTCGCGCAAATCGTCGAAACCCTGCCGAGTGTCGGACGCGCCGATGTCGCGCTGGAAAAAGTCGAGACGTTGGGGCTGTCGCTTGAAGCGGCTTCAGCTCAAGACCAACTCGAGAAAAGCGAAACGGTCAGGATGAAAGGCTCCGGCGGACCCGTCCTCAACATCGCGTGGAAGCGGATCGAGCTGGTCGGGGTCACGCATCGATATTACCGGGAGGAGGAAGAAGGCAGTTTTCATCTGGGTCCGATCGAACTGAGTTTCACTCCGGGTGAGCTGGTCTTTCTTGTCGGCGGAAACGGCAGCGGAAAAACGACGCTCGCATTGCTGCTGTTGGGGCTTTACGCGCCGGAATCGGGAACGATTCGCCTCGATGGGGTTCCCATCGACGAAATCAATCGGGAGAATTATCGCCAGCTCTTCTCCGCCGTGTTCTCCGACTACCACCTCTTCGACACCTTGTTCGGTTTGAACAGGACCGACCTCGATGGACAAGCGCGTGAATATGTGGATCGTCTGCAGCTCCAGGGGAAAGTGCGGATCAGAGACGGGGAGTTTTCCACGCAAGCGCTTTCACAAGGGCAACGCAAACGGTTGGCCTTGTTGACCGCCTATCTCGAGGACCGTCCGTTCTATGTGTTCGACGAGTGGGCGGCCGATCAGGATCCGGTGTTTCGCAGGGTGTTCTACGAAGAGCTGTTGCCCGACTTGAAGGCTCGGGGGAAAACGGCACTGGTCATTACCCATGACGATCAATACTTTTCGATCGCGGATCGATGTCTCCGGATGGATCTGGGAAAGATCATGACAGTGTCGGAAGGGGCGGGTGCCTTTCGATAA
- a CDS encoding diaminobutyrate--2-oxoglutarate transaminase translates to MKKLFSAMPQSVVEARERNPYLKRQAGRESNARSYPRRLPLALSKAKGIYVQDTDNRTYIDCLAGAGALTLGHNHPVVLDAIQQLLRDGVPFQTLDLTTPVKDRFVDALFGALPKEFAEEARIQFCGPSGADAVEAAVKLVKTATGRRTILSFHGAYHGMTHGGLALTGHLAPKAAITGLMPDVQFLPYPYDYRCPFGVGGEGGHRLSSTYIERLLDDPNSGVVSPAAVILEVVQGEGGVIPSPDAWLREIRRMTKDRDIPLIVDEIQTGLGRTGSLFAFERAGIIPDAVVLSKAIGGGLPLSVVVYRAELDQWQPGAHAGTFRGNQMAMAAGAATIEFVRTHRLDQHAQIMGERLLSHLRKAQASLRSFGDVRGRGLMIGVEIIDADASPDAGGAYPAAPELARKIQSQALNRGLILELGGRNGSVVRFLSPLIVTAEEVDTIASIFCDAARAAEQDSRV, encoded by the coding sequence ATGAAGAAGCTGTTTTCGGCAATGCCGCAGTCCGTGGTGGAAGCAAGAGAACGGAATCCCTATCTCAAACGACAGGCAGGGCGGGAGTCGAATGCCCGCAGTTACCCGAGACGGCTTCCGTTGGCGCTGAGCAAGGCCAAGGGCATCTATGTGCAGGATACCGACAACCGAACATACATCGATTGCCTGGCCGGCGCCGGCGCGCTGACGTTGGGGCACAACCATCCGGTCGTCTTGGACGCCATCCAGCAATTATTGCGGGACGGCGTGCCCTTCCAGACGCTGGATCTGACGACGCCGGTGAAAGACCGCTTTGTCGATGCGCTCTTCGGCGCGCTGCCGAAAGAGTTCGCGGAAGAGGCGCGCATTCAGTTTTGCGGCCCCTCCGGAGCTGACGCGGTGGAGGCCGCCGTCAAACTGGTGAAGACGGCCACCGGGCGGCGAACGATTCTGTCGTTCCACGGCGCCTATCACGGGATGACGCACGGCGGATTGGCGCTGACGGGCCACCTGGCGCCGAAAGCCGCCATCACCGGTCTGATGCCGGATGTCCAATTCCTTCCGTACCCCTACGATTACCGTTGTCCCTTCGGCGTCGGCGGCGAGGGAGGGCATCGTCTCTCCAGCACCTATATCGAGCGATTACTCGACGATCCGAACAGCGGTGTCGTGTCGCCGGCGGCTGTGATCCTGGAAGTGGTTCAGGGTGAAGGGGGCGTGATTCCTTCGCCTGATGCCTGGCTCAGGGAGATTCGCCGAATGACCAAAGATCGCGACATTCCGCTGATCGTCGATGAGATTCAGACGGGATTGGGGCGGACCGGATCGTTGTTTGCGTTCGAGCGCGCCGGGATCATTCCCGACGCGGTGGTGTTGTCCAAGGCGATCGGGGGTGGGTTGCCGTTAAGCGTGGTGGTGTATCGGGCCGAATTGGATCAGTGGCAACCAGGAGCGCATGCCGGCACCTTCCGCGGAAACCAGATGGCCATGGCCGCGGGCGCGGCCACCATCGAATTCGTCCGAACTCATCGCTTGGACCAGCACGCTCAAATCATGGGGGAGCGCCTCCTCTCGCATCTGCGCAAGGCCCAGGCGTCGTTGCGCAGTTTCGGCGACGTGCGCGGTCGCGGGTTGATGATCGGTGTCGAAATTATCGATGCCGACGCGAGCCCCGACGCCGGAGGAGCCTATCCGGCCGCTCCGGAACTTGCGCGAAAGATTCAATCCCAGGCCCTCAATCGCGGGCTGATTCTCGAATTGGGCGGACGCAACGGCAGTGTGGTGCGATTTTTGTCGCCGCTCATCGTCACCGCCGAGGAAGTGGACACGATTGCGTCGATATTCTGTGACGCAGCTCGAGCGGCGGAGCAAGATTCACGCGTATGA
- a CDS encoding penicillin acylase family protein, which yields MRRVALPMVVCLVLACGVGYVVMTIRASLPMLDGEVSVNGLHEPVTVTSDAYGIPTIMAGSRADAIRTLGYVTARDRLFQMDLLRRSGAGRLAEVLGETMRETDLRQRMFGFSGAAGAIAKRLPQDQRDVLDAYTDGVNDYLDRMETPPVECVLLGYKPDRWKVEDSLLILLGMFHMLSGTDEEERMRTVMEQTLPSEVVTFLVPETDPYTDAVLGRKSFSSPAIPIRALAALRRPLDQMHARRASLVRFGKSGKSGLGSNGWVVQGAKTADGRSVLANDMHLDMSVPNIWYRIQLRYGQVELAGVAVPGIPVVVAGTNGLVAWGVTNVEGDFLDLVRLEVNPLDGNEYKTPDGWKRFTIRREIIKVKDAPDSVVEIKDTVWGPVSHNALMDGPVAVRWTALDPEAVNLGQLGMDQVRSVDEAVTVMTHAGGPANNVILADSGGHIAWTYTGKIPMRRGFDGSVSVSWADGRFGWTGYVPPDAVPRIVDPPSGFIVSANHRMLNTPSPYVVGHSFANGYRAFRISQRLEAMANMRERDLFDLQLDSTSQFYEFYWHLAKGLLTDAVSECNPSLAKARQAFEAWNGKADADSRGFALILRFRQVLVRSVFAPYLSSCRERDAQFSYDGDLDTPLRRLLTAQIPELNPDPDHFPDWSEFLLNAVEQSVRELEEEHPSVSLTELRWGRLNRVKMEHPLAGALPGLGYLLNMPDEPAAGCGQCIRVMQDGLGASQRLVVAPGHRDEGILHMPGGQSGHPLSPHYRDQQPYWSHGMPLPFLAGTPVHTLKLVPHSRTTQMVDGQTRMPAERRFHQEEKR from the coding sequence ATGAGACGAGTCGCTCTCCCAATGGTCGTCTGCCTCGTGCTGGCCTGTGGTGTGGGTTACGTCGTGATGACGATTCGCGCCTCCTTGCCGATGTTGGACGGCGAAGTGAGCGTGAACGGTCTGCACGAACCGGTCACGGTCACTTCGGATGCCTACGGTATCCCGACCATTATGGCCGGTTCGCGAGCGGATGCGATCCGAACTCTCGGGTATGTCACCGCGCGCGACAGGCTGTTTCAAATGGATCTCCTGCGCCGTTCCGGCGCAGGGCGGCTGGCCGAGGTCCTAGGTGAAACGATGCGCGAAACCGATCTCAGGCAACGCATGTTCGGATTCAGCGGCGCCGCCGGAGCCATAGCAAAACGGTTACCGCAAGATCAGCGGGATGTCCTCGATGCATACACGGATGGGGTGAACGACTACCTGGATCGGATGGAAACTCCACCGGTCGAATGTGTGCTGCTCGGTTATAAGCCGGATCGCTGGAAGGTCGAGGACAGTCTTCTGATCCTGCTTGGAATGTTTCATATGCTGAGTGGGACCGACGAGGAAGAGCGGATGCGAACGGTGATGGAACAGACGTTGCCTTCTGAAGTCGTCACGTTTCTTGTTCCGGAGACGGATCCCTACACGGATGCGGTGCTCGGCAGGAAATCATTCTCTTCTCCGGCGATTCCAATTCGGGCCCTGGCGGCCTTACGGAGGCCTCTCGATCAGATGCACGCGCGCCGGGCGAGCCTGGTTCGATTCGGCAAGAGCGGCAAGAGCGGATTGGGTTCGAACGGGTGGGTTGTGCAAGGCGCCAAGACGGCGGATGGACGATCCGTTCTTGCAAACGACATGCATTTGGACATGTCCGTTCCCAACATCTGGTACCGCATCCAGCTGCGATACGGGCAGGTCGAACTGGCCGGTGTTGCGGTTCCCGGTATCCCGGTCGTCGTTGCGGGCACGAACGGTCTCGTGGCTTGGGGCGTGACGAATGTCGAGGGAGATTTTCTAGACCTCGTGCGTTTGGAGGTCAATCCCCTCGATGGGAATGAGTACAAGACGCCGGACGGCTGGAAGCGGTTCACGATCAGACGAGAAATCATCAAGGTGAAAGATGCTCCTGACTCCGTGGTGGAGATCAAAGACACCGTGTGGGGACCTGTGTCGCACAATGCTCTGATGGATGGGCCTGTGGCCGTTCGCTGGACCGCGCTCGATCCGGAGGCCGTCAATCTTGGGCAGCTCGGCATGGATCAGGTCCGGTCGGTAGATGAGGCCGTCACGGTCATGACCCATGCGGGCGGTCCCGCGAACAACGTCATTCTCGCGGACAGCGGCGGCCACATCGCCTGGACCTACACCGGTAAGATTCCCATGCGCCGAGGATTTGACGGCTCGGTGAGTGTCTCCTGGGCGGACGGTCGATTCGGTTGGACGGGATATGTGCCTCCGGACGCGGTGCCAAGAATTGTCGATCCTCCGTCGGGATTCATCGTCAGCGCCAACCATCGCATGCTGAACACCCCCTCTCCCTATGTCGTCGGCCATTCGTTTGCCAACGGCTATCGCGCGTTCAGAATCTCGCAACGGCTGGAGGCTATGGCGAACATGCGGGAACGGGACCTGTTTGACCTGCAATTGGATTCGACCAGTCAATTCTATGAGTTCTATTGGCACCTTGCCAAAGGGCTGTTAACCGACGCGGTGAGTGAATGTAACCCATCTCTGGCGAAAGCGCGTCAGGCCTTCGAGGCCTGGAACGGGAAGGCCGATGCTGACAGCCGTGGTTTCGCGCTCATTCTCCGCTTTCGTCAAGTGCTCGTGCGTTCGGTGTTCGCTCCTTATTTGTCCTCTTGTCGCGAACGTGACGCGCAGTTTAGCTACGATGGTGATCTTGATACCCCGTTACGCCGGCTTCTCACGGCACAGATCCCGGAACTGAACCCGGATCCTGACCATTTCCCCGACTGGTCGGAATTCCTTCTGAATGCGGTGGAGCAAAGTGTCCGAGAATTAGAAGAGGAACATCCGTCTGTTTCGCTGACCGAGCTGAGGTGGGGGCGGTTGAATCGCGTGAAGATGGAGCATCCCCTCGCCGGAGCGCTTCCAGGCCTGGGATACCTCCTCAATATGCCGGATGAGCCCGCAGCCGGATGTGGGCAATGTATTCGCGTAATGCAGGACGGCCTCGGAGCGAGCCAGCGGCTCGTGGTGGCGCCCGGTCATCGGGACGAAGGGATTCTCCACATGCCCGGTGGACAGTCCGGGCATCCCCTCTCGCCTCACTATCGGGATCAACAACCGTATTGGAGTCATGGAATGCCGCTTCCGTTCTTGGCCGGAACTCCGGTCCATACGCTGAAGCTGGTTCCCCATTCACGAACCACACAGATGGTCGACGGACAGACACGCATGCCCGCCGAACGTCGATTTCACCAGGAGGAGAAGCGATGA
- a CDS encoding MbtH family protein: MNSEEREDTTVYKVVVNHEEQYSIWPSYRENPLGWRDEGKTGLKAECLAHIAEIWTDMRPLSLRKWMDEQAQTEKTASSC, from the coding sequence ATGAACAGCGAAGAACGCGAAGACACGACTGTGTACAAGGTCGTTGTGAATCATGAAGAGCAATACTCGATCTGGCCGTCTTATCGCGAGAATCCGTTGGGCTGGAGGGACGAAGGCAAGACCGGGCTCAAGGCCGAATGTCTGGCCCATATCGCGGAAATATGGACCGACATGCGCCCCTTGAGTTTGAGGAAATGGATGGATGAGCAGGCGCAAACAGAGAAGACGGCCTCCTCATGCTGA
- a CDS encoding thioesterase II family protein — protein MLTVARSTPWIVTHPQVGAGMRLICFPYAGGGASVFRSWGQNSMLSNVEVCAVQLPGREARITEPPIEDLRHLVPLLREALEPYLDRPFALFGHSIGALLSFELARELRRTNGIEPRHLFVSGCPAPHLPPSERMCDLSEDEFLERLYRFNGTPSEVLNHPELMRMMLPAVRADFALRDRYDYKDEPPVSCPITAFGGMADTHVDCAVLRAWREHTGDRFQLWLFQGDHFFMRSAQEPMLETLSAALSQQQRINR, from the coding sequence ATGCTGACGGTCGCGCGCTCGACTCCATGGATCGTCACTCATCCGCAGGTAGGCGCCGGCATGCGGTTGATTTGTTTCCCGTACGCGGGCGGGGGGGCCTCCGTATTTCGAAGCTGGGGTCAAAATTCCATGTTGTCGAATGTGGAAGTGTGCGCCGTTCAGCTTCCGGGGCGGGAGGCGAGGATCACCGAACCTCCCATCGAGGACTTGCGTCACCTCGTGCCTCTGCTGCGGGAGGCATTGGAGCCGTACCTGGATCGACCGTTCGCGTTGTTCGGCCACAGTATCGGCGCGCTGCTGAGTTTTGAATTGGCGCGCGAGTTGCGGAGAACCAATGGAATCGAGCCGCGCCATCTCTTCGTCTCGGGATGCCCTGCTCCGCATCTTCCCCCTTCGGAACGGATGTGTGATCTGTCGGAGGATGAATTTCTCGAGCGGTTGTATCGGTTCAACGGGACGCCGTCCGAGGTGCTGAATCATCCGGAATTGATGCGCATGATGCTTCCCGCTGTTCGCGCGGACTTCGCGCTTCGCGATCGATATGACTACAAGGACGAGCCTCCGGTGAGCTGCCCCATCACCGCGTTCGGAGGAATGGCGGATACGCATGTGGACTGCGCCGTGTTGCGGGCCTGGCGGGAGCACACAGGGGATCGATTTCAGCTCTGGCTGTTCCAAGGCGATCATTTTTTCATGAGAAGCGCTCAAGAACCGATGCTGGAAACACTCTCCGCCGCGTTGTCTCAGCAGCAGAGGATCAACCGATGA
- a CDS encoding 4'-phosphopantetheinyl transferase family protein: MMVSPAERFVVPMRSASWSLPGGDVHVWCADMRERWPESFLRGMLGEDEQVRARSFAFEEDRRRYLHAHGFLRMMLGDYLGRSPGSVRLTTGRNGKPCLLSDEGAFRFNISHARSLVLCAMARGREVGVDIEWRDREFSWRDVASYACSEREQAVLASLAGPAQADTFFSWWTLKEAYVKALGAGLEWPLDRIDVADEFEERFPASTRGGLRDHRWAMFTIPLGSDYSGALVTEGRPSRVRCFQWAWDREEARLFGSPNVGEMEEQHARRP, encoded by the coding sequence ATGATGGTCTCGCCGGCGGAAAGATTCGTCGTTCCGATGCGATCGGCCTCATGGTCGTTGCCGGGCGGCGACGTGCATGTGTGGTGCGCCGATATGCGCGAGCGATGGCCGGAATCTTTTCTCCGCGGCATGCTCGGCGAGGACGAGCAGGTTCGCGCGCGGAGTTTCGCATTCGAAGAAGACCGCCGGCGGTATCTTCACGCCCATGGTTTTCTGAGGATGATGCTCGGAGACTATCTCGGCCGGTCGCCCGGCTCGGTTCGGTTGACCACGGGACGGAATGGGAAACCGTGCTTGCTCTCGGATGAGGGGGCGTTCCGCTTCAACATCTCGCATGCGCGGTCACTCGTCCTCTGCGCCATGGCGCGTGGACGCGAAGTCGGCGTCGATATTGAATGGCGGGATCGTGAATTTTCGTGGCGCGACGTTGCGTCGTATGCCTGCTCGGAACGCGAGCAGGCGGTGCTGGCGTCACTCGCCGGACCGGCGCAGGCGGACACGTTTTTTTCGTGGTGGACCCTGAAGGAAGCCTACGTCAAGGCTCTCGGCGCGGGATTGGAATGGCCGTTGGATCGAATCGACGTTGCCGACGAATTCGAGGAGCGATTCCCCGCATCGACTCGTGGCGGCCTCAGGGATCATCGCTGGGCCATGTTCACGATTCCCCTGGGATCCGATTATTCCGGGGCGTTGGTGACCGAGGGCAGGCCTTCCCGTGTGCGTTGTTTTCAATGGGCGTGGGATCGGGAGGAAGCCCGGCTATTCGGCTCGCCGAACGTGGGAGAGATGGAGGAACAGCATGCACGCCGACCATAA
- a CDS encoding TauD/TfdA family dioxygenase — translation MHADHNNSAPMPVEETSGEAFGRSSCRVSYLGSDTLLPVVVNPAKKQSLAAYRDAVERIMNAHLSTVGGLLFRGFPIESAADFEAFARMISPDLASYEFGSTPRSQVHNQIYTSTEYPPHQHIPLHNEQAYTTEWPMKIWFYCAQASSEGGYTPIADSREVYRQIPVRIRERFIEKGVMYVRNYGNGLDVPWTKVFNTTDRGIVERFCRAAGIVHEWKRDGELRTRQVCQAVAVHPRTKETVWFNQAHLFHVSNLEPSVREALLAVVNEADLPRQACYGDGTPIETAVLDEIRDIYQCHAVRFPWEEGDVLMLDNMLVAHGRTPFKGPRKILVAMAEAHKSR, via the coding sequence ATGCACGCCGACCATAACAATAGCGCGCCGATGCCCGTGGAGGAAACATCCGGAGAGGCATTCGGTCGATCGTCCTGCCGGGTGAGCTACTTGGGCTCCGACACCCTTCTTCCTGTGGTGGTCAATCCCGCGAAGAAGCAGTCGTTGGCGGCATACCGAGACGCCGTGGAGCGGATAATGAACGCCCATCTTTCGACCGTCGGAGGCCTGCTGTTCAGGGGGTTTCCGATCGAATCGGCGGCGGACTTCGAGGCATTCGCGCGAATGATTTCGCCTGACCTGGCTTCCTACGAGTTCGGATCCACACCCCGGTCGCAGGTCCACAACCAGATTTATACGTCGACGGAATATCCTCCCCATCAGCACATTCCCCTGCACAACGAACAAGCGTACACCACCGAATGGCCGATGAAAATCTGGTTTTATTGCGCGCAGGCGTCTTCGGAAGGCGGCTATACGCCGATCGCGGACAGCCGCGAGGTGTATCGGCAGATTCCGGTCCGCATCAGAGAGCGATTCATCGAAAAGGGCGTGATGTACGTGCGCAACTATGGAAACGGACTGGACGTGCCCTGGACCAAGGTGTTCAACACCACGGACCGCGGGATCGTGGAGCGATTTTGCCGGGCGGCGGGGATCGTCCATGAGTGGAAACGGGACGGAGAGCTCCGCACGCGGCAAGTCTGCCAGGCCGTCGCCGTCCATCCCCGCACCAAGGAAACGGTGTGGTTCAACCAAGCGCATCTGTTCCATGTCTCGAATCTGGAGCCCTCCGTCCGCGAGGCGCTGCTGGCCGTCGTGAACGAAGCCGATCTCCCCCGGCAGGCCTGTTACGGAGACGGCACCCCGATCGAGACGGCCGTATTGGACGAAATTCGTGACATCTATCAATGCCACGCCGTCCGGTTTCCGTGGGAGGAAGGCGACGTGTTGATGCTGGACAATATGCTGGTGGCACATGGGCGCACGCCGTTCAAGGGACCGAGAAAAATTCTGGTGGCGATGGCTGAAGCCCATAAGAGTCGATGA